The Nitrospira sp. CR1.1 genome has a segment encoding these proteins:
- a CDS encoding phosphomannomutase, translating into MALFREYDLRGIVGEDLTEAIAEQVGRAYATMARKQGASRISLGRDGRLSSPALQQALLRGLLAGGLDVVDLGLCASPLLYFSLFTLPVQGGIMITGSHNAAEYNGFKICIGKEAIHGEEIQQLRRVMEVGQFSSGPGKLSSHPIIPDYLQHLKTVFSGVRADHLHVIIDCGNGAASLVAKQALEQMGCRVTGLYDELDGRFPNHHPDPTVVENLQDLIATVREHKADAGIGYDGDADRIGAIDERGEILWGDRLMIVYARDILAQRPGTTFISEVKASQCLYDDIAAKGGRPIMWKTGHSLMKAKLKAESAVLAGEMSGHMFFADRYFGFDDAIYASCRLVEILAKTKQSLSSLVADLPQTTVTPEIRVDCPDAVKFQLVEQVHRQLASYLDAGQPVGASNLRMRQLVTIDGVRAVFEDGWGLIRASNTQPALVLRFEAPSPARLDVIRATIETELAQARRVLSI; encoded by the coding sequence ATGGCGTTGTTTCGGGAATATGATCTCAGGGGCATTGTCGGAGAAGACCTCACGGAAGCGATCGCCGAGCAGGTGGGGCGCGCCTATGCGACCATGGCCAGGAAGCAAGGTGCCTCGCGAATCAGTCTCGGGCGGGACGGACGTCTGAGCTCGCCTGCCTTACAGCAGGCATTACTTCGAGGGTTGCTTGCCGGCGGGCTTGATGTGGTGGATTTGGGACTCTGTGCATCGCCGCTACTGTATTTTTCCTTGTTCACGTTGCCGGTCCAGGGCGGGATCATGATCACCGGCAGTCACAATGCCGCCGAATACAATGGCTTCAAGATCTGCATTGGGAAGGAAGCGATCCATGGCGAAGAGATTCAGCAATTGCGGCGCGTCATGGAGGTGGGCCAATTCAGTTCCGGGCCTGGGAAATTGTCCTCTCATCCCATCATTCCGGACTACCTGCAGCATCTCAAAACTGTATTCTCGGGCGTCCGTGCCGACCACCTGCATGTGATTATCGATTGCGGGAACGGCGCGGCGTCATTGGTCGCCAAGCAAGCGTTGGAGCAGATGGGATGTCGGGTCACCGGGCTCTATGATGAGTTGGACGGGCGTTTTCCAAACCACCATCCCGATCCCACAGTGGTGGAGAATCTTCAAGATCTGATTGCCACTGTGCGGGAGCACAAAGCGGACGCCGGCATCGGGTACGACGGAGATGCCGATCGCATCGGCGCCATCGATGAGCGGGGAGAGATTCTCTGGGGTGACCGCCTCATGATCGTGTATGCGCGCGATATTCTGGCCCAGAGACCTGGCACTACTTTTATCTCTGAGGTCAAGGCTTCGCAATGTTTGTACGACGACATCGCGGCCAAGGGCGGGCGCCCGATCATGTGGAAAACCGGCCATTCCCTGATGAAGGCGAAATTGAAAGCCGAATCGGCCGTCCTTGCAGGCGAAATGTCCGGCCATATGTTTTTTGCCGACCGATACTTTGGGTTTGACGACGCGATCTATGCCTCCTGCCGGTTAGTGGAGATTCTGGCCAAGACCAAGCAATCGCTCTCAAGCCTGGTGGCCGATCTCCCGCAGACGACGGTGACACCGGAAATTCGGGTGGACTGTCCCGACGCCGTGAAATTTCAATTGGTCGAGCAGGTGCATCGCCAGCTGGCGTCCTATCTCGATGCCGGCCAGCCGGTTGGGGCGTCGAATCTCCGCATGCGGCAATTGGTGACGATCGACGGGGTACGCGCGGTTTTCGAGGACGGATGGGGTTTGATTCGGGCTTCCAACACGCAACCCGCGCTGGTACTCCGGTTTGAGGCTCCTTCACCGGCCAGGTTGGACGTGATTCGCGCGACCATCGAAACCGAACTGGCACAGGCGCGGCGTGTGCTGTCGATCTAG
- a CDS encoding Do family serine endopeptidase, which yields MDDAPIPPEQRQSRRSWIFPALLLSAGVLIGVVLTSDLGWLPTGHAVPESPAVQAPVPRPVSTAVQPTLPGAGGQSFVDVAKLVKPGVVNIFATRNGSGEEGKGTPFDDPFFRRFFGEEWMKRFEAPKERKQQGLGSGVIVDANGLIITNNHVVNKADEIKVFLSDKREFKAKLVGTDAKTDVAVLKIEATGLPTVAWADSDKLEVGEFVLAVGNPFGLTQTVTLGIVSALGRAAGIAEYEDFIQTDAAINPGNSGGALVNVRGELVGINTAIYSQSGGNMGIGFAVPSNMAHSIMEQLVQHGKVVRGWLGVSIQELTPELSSQFGVPRDVKGVLVSDIMDDSPAKKAGFERGDVIVEYDGKPMDSPAHLRNAVAQTVVGKKVTVKLIREKKPKSIDLAIAEQPKNLSQASAEDSGESIAPAGLLSDIDVREVNTELAGRYGLKSGDRGIVVVRVKAGSQAEEAGVREGDLVLEVNRKAVGTLKSYEHVAANLPKDQAVLLLLKRQGRAIYLTLRP from the coding sequence ATGGATGACGCTCCTATTCCACCCGAGCAGCGGCAATCAAGGCGATCCTGGATATTTCCGGCATTGCTGTTATCTGCAGGCGTCCTGATCGGGGTTGTTCTGACCTCCGATTTGGGATGGTTGCCGACAGGACATGCCGTTCCGGAGTCGCCCGCGGTGCAGGCCCCGGTTCCCCGGCCGGTCTCAACGGCGGTACAGCCGACGTTGCCGGGCGCCGGAGGCCAGAGTTTCGTCGATGTCGCCAAGCTCGTCAAACCCGGGGTCGTGAATATTTTCGCGACCCGCAACGGGAGCGGCGAAGAAGGCAAGGGCACGCCGTTCGATGATCCCTTTTTTCGACGCTTCTTCGGCGAGGAATGGATGAAGCGCTTCGAGGCGCCGAAGGAACGGAAGCAGCAGGGGTTGGGGTCCGGAGTGATCGTCGATGCCAACGGGTTGATCATCACGAATAACCATGTGGTGAATAAGGCCGACGAGATCAAGGTGTTCCTGTCGGATAAACGGGAATTCAAAGCGAAGCTGGTCGGAACGGATGCAAAGACCGACGTGGCAGTTCTGAAAATCGAGGCGACCGGTCTGCCGACCGTGGCCTGGGCTGATTCCGACAAGCTGGAAGTCGGCGAGTTTGTCCTGGCGGTCGGCAATCCCTTCGGTCTGACACAGACCGTCACGCTGGGCATCGTCAGCGCCCTTGGCCGGGCGGCGGGGATTGCCGAATATGAAGACTTCATTCAGACCGATGCGGCTATCAACCCCGGCAATTCCGGCGGCGCGCTGGTCAACGTCCGCGGCGAGTTGGTCGGCATCAATACCGCCATCTACAGCCAAAGCGGCGGAAACATGGGAATCGGCTTCGCCGTTCCGAGCAACATGGCCCATTCCATCATGGAGCAGCTGGTTCAGCACGGGAAAGTCGTGCGTGGCTGGTTGGGCGTCTCCATTCAGGAGCTGACGCCGGAATTGTCTTCACAATTCGGCGTGCCCAGAGATGTGAAGGGTGTGCTCGTCAGCGACATTATGGATGATAGCCCGGCGAAAAAGGCCGGGTTCGAGCGGGGAGATGTGATTGTCGAGTATGACGGCAAGCCGATGGATTCGCCTGCCCATTTGCGAAATGCCGTGGCTCAAACCGTGGTCGGGAAAAAAGTCACGGTGAAGCTCATTCGTGAAAAGAAGCCGAAGTCCATCGATCTTGCCATTGCTGAGCAGCCTAAAAATCTGTCGCAGGCTTCGGCGGAAGACAGCGGTGAGTCGATTGCGCCAGCCGGACTGCTCTCGGATATTGACGTGCGAGAGGTGAATACCGAGTTAGCCGGCCGGTATGGGCTCAAGTCGGGCGACCGCGGGATTGTGGTGGTCCGGGTCAAAGCGGGGAGTCAGGCGGAAGAGGCCGGGGTGCGCGAGGGTGACCTTGTGTTGGAGGTGAATCGCAAGGCGGTGGGCACGCTCAAGTCGTACGAACATGTGGCCGCAAATTTGCCGAAAGACCAGGCGGTCTTGCTCTTGTTAAAGCGGCAGGGGCGGGCTATTTATTTGACGCTGAGGCCGTGA
- a CDS encoding class 1 fructose-bisphosphatase — MAKFPITLSRFIIEQQAAHPEATGEFSVLLTQIGLVGKMIAHDLRRAGLNKILGTTGETNVQGEIVKKLDQIANDTFVRVFEHSGLVCVLASEEMEKPLKMVHEGAKYMLLVDPLDGSSNTDVNMPLGAIFSIRRSRTGQSVEDELLQKGTEQIAAGYVLYGASTMLVFTVGQGVHGFTLEPSIGEYLLSNENIRIPASGKVYSVNEGNYHRWPAGTQRYLDYLKVQDKPTGRPYTGRYSGCLVADVHRILLGGGIYLYPGEKDKPEGKLRLMYEGNPLAMVVEQAGGKATTGTMRILDVEPKALHQRIPLIIGSAEDVSLAEDYVQGRA; from the coding sequence ATGGCGAAATTTCCCATTACGCTCAGCCGTTTTATTATCGAACAACAGGCCGCGCATCCTGAAGCGACCGGAGAATTTTCCGTCCTGCTGACCCAAATCGGCCTCGTCGGCAAAATGATTGCTCACGACTTGCGTCGGGCCGGGTTGAACAAGATCCTCGGCACCACTGGAGAGACGAATGTCCAGGGTGAGATCGTCAAGAAACTTGATCAGATTGCCAACGACACCTTTGTTCGCGTCTTTGAACACAGCGGTCTGGTCTGCGTCCTGGCCTCTGAAGAGATGGAAAAGCCCCTGAAAATGGTCCATGAAGGCGCGAAGTACATGTTATTGGTAGATCCTCTGGACGGATCCTCCAATACGGATGTCAATATGCCGTTAGGCGCGATTTTCTCTATCCGCAGATCCCGGACGGGGCAGTCTGTCGAGGATGAGTTGCTTCAAAAGGGAACTGAGCAGATCGCCGCCGGGTATGTGTTGTATGGGGCCAGCACCATGCTCGTGTTCACGGTCGGGCAAGGGGTGCATGGCTTCACGCTCGAGCCGTCCATCGGTGAGTATCTGCTGTCCAACGAGAATATTCGCATTCCCGCGAGTGGCAAGGTCTATTCAGTGAATGAAGGGAACTACCACCGCTGGCCTGCCGGCACACAGCGATATCTTGATTATCTGAAAGTGCAGGACAAGCCGACCGGGCGCCCCTATACCGGGCGATACAGCGGGTGTTTGGTTGCGGATGTGCATCGCATCCTCCTGGGCGGGGGCATCTATTTGTATCCGGGAGAGAAGGACAAGCCGGAAGGGAAACTACGATTGATGTATGAGGGCAACCCGCTCGCCATGGTTGTCGAACAGGCAGGGGGCAAAGCGACGACGGGGACGATGCGTATTCTCGATGTCGAGCCCAAGGCGCTCCATCAGCGGATTCCCCTGATTATCGGAAGTGCTGAGGATGTGAGTCTGGCGGAAGACTATGTGCAGGGACGGGCGTAA
- a CDS encoding class I fructose-bisphosphate aldolase, translating into MIMSNRVQEILSWYESDNAGTKTNIARLLNHGKLAGTGKLVILPVDQGFEHGPARSFAPNAGGYNPQYHFQLGLDAGCNAYAAPLGFIEAGASHFAGQIPLILKLNSHDTLHDEKDPMPSVTGSVRDALRLGCSAVGFTIYPGSSHCNAMYEQLRAIAEEAKSCGLAVVVWSYPRGSGLSKEGETALDVVAYAAQIAAQLGAHIIKVKLPTAHLEQAAAKKVYEAEKVPTATLAERVKHIVQSSFDGRRIVIFSGGAKSDEKTVFEEVRAIRDGGGFGSIIGRNSFQRPKAEAVKFLNTIMGLYAGEKP; encoded by the coding sequence TTGATTATGAGCAATCGGGTCCAGGAAATTTTGAGCTGGTATGAGAGCGACAATGCGGGAACAAAGACGAACATCGCGCGGCTGCTGAATCACGGCAAGCTGGCGGGCACGGGGAAATTGGTGATCCTGCCGGTGGACCAGGGGTTCGAACATGGTCCGGCCAGAAGTTTCGCGCCCAATGCCGGCGGCTACAACCCGCAGTACCATTTTCAGCTGGGGCTCGATGCCGGGTGCAACGCCTATGCGGCCCCGCTCGGGTTCATCGAGGCCGGCGCCAGCCATTTCGCCGGGCAAATCCCACTCATTCTCAAGCTCAACAGCCACGATACGCTTCACGATGAAAAGGATCCGATGCCCTCGGTGACCGGCAGCGTCCGGGATGCCTTGCGATTGGGTTGCTCGGCGGTGGGATTCACGATTTATCCGGGATCGTCCCACTGCAATGCGATGTATGAGCAATTGCGGGCGATTGCGGAAGAAGCCAAGAGTTGCGGATTGGCCGTCGTGGTCTGGTCGTACCCGCGTGGGTCAGGACTCAGCAAGGAAGGGGAGACGGCCCTCGACGTGGTCGCCTACGCTGCTCAGATCGCGGCGCAACTTGGGGCTCATATCATCAAGGTGAAATTGCCGACGGCCCACCTCGAGCAGGCTGCGGCTAAGAAGGTGTATGAGGCCGAAAAGGTTCCCACTGCGACATTGGCGGAGCGCGTGAAGCATATCGTGCAGAGTTCGTTCGACGGGCGTCGCATCGTCATTTTCTCCGGCGGCGCGAAGAGCGACGAAAAGACGGTGTTTGAAGAAGTACGGGCGATCCGCGATGGTGGCGGGTTCGGCTCGATCATCGGTCGGAATTCGTTTCAGCGGCCGAAAGCGGAAGCCGTAAAATTTTTGAACACGATCATGGGACTGTACGCGGGCGAGAAGCCGTAA
- a CDS encoding DUF3108 domain-containing protein encodes MASILVPTVPHAEMGPQGQPSVSAPLPFANGERLAYDVTWLGMRAGIATMIVQEGPDERGRQQLILNMTARSSPTVTKFYPVDNRGVSQVDLETFLPTHMTFARREGKRFNDFDYTFRHHEGLVTAVKDGKTDELPLPPDAQDAMSCLYYVRKVLPFVPGASLAMTVHHDKKNYKMDVRVEALEAVEGRWGKAETARVVVIMPFQGIFLNEGNIRVWFTTDQHRVPVRMKAKVVVGSIVAELTEGYGSAAQP; translated from the coding sequence GTGGCCTCTATCCTGGTTCCCACGGTGCCTCATGCAGAAATGGGCCCGCAGGGCCAGCCATCGGTTTCTGCGCCGCTGCCCTTTGCCAACGGTGAGCGTCTCGCCTACGACGTGACCTGGCTAGGAATGCGCGCAGGAATCGCCACAATGATCGTGCAAGAAGGGCCGGACGAACGGGGGCGGCAGCAGCTCATCCTGAACATGACGGCCCGGTCGAGCCCGACGGTGACGAAGTTTTACCCCGTCGACAATCGAGGGGTCTCGCAGGTCGATCTCGAGACATTCCTGCCGACCCACATGACGTTTGCCCGCCGGGAAGGAAAACGCTTTAACGACTTCGACTATACCTTCCGGCATCACGAAGGCCTGGTGACGGCCGTCAAAGACGGAAAAACCGACGAGCTCCCTCTTCCGCCGGATGCGCAGGACGCCATGTCCTGTCTGTACTATGTCCGCAAGGTTCTGCCGTTCGTGCCGGGGGCCTCACTCGCGATGACGGTCCATCATGACAAGAAAAATTACAAGATGGACGTGCGCGTCGAAGCCCTTGAAGCCGTGGAGGGTCGGTGGGGGAAGGCAGAAACGGCCCGTGTGGTGGTGATCATGCCGTTTCAGGGCATTTTTTTGAACGAAGGCAATATCCGTGTCTGGTTCACGACCGATCAGCACCGGGTGCCCGTGAGAATGAAGGCGAAGGTCGTGGTGGGGTCCATCGTGGCTGAACTAACGGAGGGCTATGGTTCGGCCGCCCAGCCATAA
- a CDS encoding undecaprenyl-phosphate glucose phosphotransferase, which translates to MLKRHSQFLKSLLFCIDLGLICACWVGAYYLRFSEIVEPATKGIPPLRIYLLLLVPIIAVWGVSFQAFDLYRPRRMGTRLSEFFDVAKANSLSVLILVALTFFFRQYEYSRLVLLYFWLLNLITLGFSRVLFREALRFLRRHGYNQRHALVIGTSRLGRRVVDALAQHPELGVRVHGFLSADSRKVGERINGVPVLGRYDDLQERVQSGIDIVFVCLPPEDEQWAEKMFGFLATTMVEVKALPAMCEFVSLRAEAEMFEGLPLITLQGSPLHGWNLVIKRVLDIVGAFAALVAFSPVLCLVAALVKLTSPGPIFFRQLRMGLDGQAFEMLKFRSMKMDAESETGPVWTQPNDDRRTPIGAFLRRTSLDELPQFWNVLRGEMSIVGPRPERPEFIARFRETLPQYMLRHKMKAGITGWAQINGWRGNTSLEKRIEHDLYYIEHWSIWFDIKIMLLTVWRGFVHRHAY; encoded by the coding sequence ATGCTCAAACGCCACTCCCAGTTTCTCAAGAGCCTCCTATTCTGTATCGACCTGGGGCTGATCTGCGCCTGTTGGGTCGGGGCCTACTACCTGCGTTTTTCAGAGATCGTTGAGCCTGCCACTAAAGGAATTCCTCCGCTCCGGATCTATCTGTTGTTGTTGGTCCCGATCATCGCCGTCTGGGGCGTGTCGTTCCAGGCCTTCGATCTCTACCGCCCGCGGCGGATGGGCACGCGATTGTCTGAGTTTTTCGACGTAGCGAAAGCCAATTCGTTGTCCGTGTTGATCCTCGTGGCTCTCACGTTCTTCTTCCGGCAATACGAATATTCCCGGTTGGTGTTGCTGTATTTCTGGCTGTTGAACCTCATCACCTTGGGGTTTTCACGGGTGCTGTTCCGGGAGGCGCTCCGTTTTCTGCGTCGTCATGGATACAACCAGCGCCATGCGTTAGTTATCGGCACCAGTCGATTGGGACGCCGGGTGGTGGACGCACTTGCTCAGCACCCGGAACTGGGCGTGAGGGTGCATGGGTTTTTGAGCGCCGATTCCCGGAAAGTGGGCGAGCGGATCAACGGGGTGCCGGTGCTCGGACGGTATGATGATCTCCAGGAACGTGTTCAGTCCGGGATCGATATCGTGTTCGTCTGCCTTCCTCCGGAAGATGAGCAGTGGGCGGAGAAGATGTTCGGGTTCCTGGCCACCACCATGGTCGAGGTGAAGGCGTTGCCGGCGATGTGTGAATTCGTGAGTCTGCGGGCGGAAGCGGAAATGTTCGAAGGCCTTCCGTTGATTACGTTGCAAGGGTCGCCTCTCCACGGCTGGAATCTGGTCATCAAGCGGGTGTTGGATATTGTCGGGGCGTTTGCGGCCCTGGTAGCGTTTTCGCCGGTCTTATGCCTGGTCGCCGCGTTGGTGAAACTGACGTCTCCCGGCCCGATCTTTTTCCGTCAGCTCCGGATGGGGCTGGATGGGCAGGCGTTTGAGATGTTGAAGTTTCGCTCGATGAAAATGGACGCGGAATCCGAGACGGGGCCGGTCTGGACGCAACCCAACGACGATCGGCGGACGCCCATCGGAGCGTTCTTGCGGCGGACCAGTTTGGATGAGCTCCCTCAATTTTGGAATGTCTTGCGAGGGGAAATGAGCATTGTTGGTCCGCGGCCCGAGCGGCCCGAATTCATCGCGCGATTCCGCGAAACCCTGCCTCAATACATGCTGCGTCATAAGATGAAGGCTGGAATCACCGGATGGGCCCAAATCAACGGCTGGCGGGGAAACACGTCACTGGAAAAGCGGATCGAGCATGATCTGTATTACATCGAGCATTGGTCGATCTGGTTTGACATCAAAATCATGTTGCTCACGGTTTGGCGGGGATTTGTTCACCGGCATGCCTATTGA
- a CDS encoding mannose-1-phosphate guanylyltransferase/mannose-6-phosphate isomerase — MVDHLYPVILAGGSGTRFWPLSRHLYPKQLLRIIGEETLIQQTMRRVLSCARPDRVLISTNPGQADSIRVQLGEWKSDLKDNYVIEPVGRNTAPAIALVAAELLRRDPEAMMLVLPADHVVTGKKAFQAAVALGVQLAEKGHLVTFGIEPTRPETGYGYIQPNRRTVLAKKGRLTGHPVARFVEKPNRTKAAQYLRNGNYFWNSGMFLWKAATIRDEISRHQPPLAKAVQKVHSLMMSGAAPQQIEAAYKKVPSVSIDNGVMELSAHAAMIPVGFGWSDVGNWSSLEEVAPRDKAGNVVSGRVIDLDSTNSVLYADRRVVATIGLTDMVVVDTPDATLICPKSRSQDVKQMVEILKQQGAPEHLEHLTVFRPWGSYTVLEEGPGYKVKRVTVNPGGRLSLQLHHKRSEHWVVITGTARVTRGDEVLDLQVGQSTAIPVETAHRLENLGAEVLHIIEVQNGPYLGEDDIVRFQDDYGRLGRAR; from the coding sequence ATGGTAGACCACCTCTATCCGGTTATTTTGGCGGGCGGCAGCGGGACCCGGTTTTGGCCGTTGAGCCGGCATCTTTATCCCAAGCAACTTCTACGCATCATCGGCGAGGAGACGCTCATTCAGCAGACCATGCGGCGCGTGCTCTCCTGTGCCAGACCCGATCGGGTGCTCATCTCCACCAATCCCGGGCAGGCGGATTCGATTCGCGTGCAATTGGGAGAGTGGAAGTCCGACCTCAAAGACAACTATGTGATTGAGCCGGTCGGGCGCAATACCGCCCCGGCCATTGCGCTGGTGGCGGCGGAGCTGCTTCGGCGCGATCCCGAGGCGATGATGCTGGTCTTGCCGGCGGATCATGTCGTTACCGGAAAAAAGGCGTTTCAGGCCGCGGTGGCGTTGGGTGTGCAGCTTGCCGAAAAGGGGCATTTGGTGACGTTCGGCATCGAGCCGACCAGGCCGGAGACCGGATACGGATACATTCAGCCGAATCGGCGAACCGTGTTGGCCAAAAAGGGTCGGCTGACCGGCCACCCGGTCGCTCGATTTGTCGAGAAGCCGAACCGGACAAAGGCGGCGCAGTACCTCCGCAACGGCAATTACTTTTGGAATAGCGGGATGTTCCTCTGGAAGGCAGCCACCATTCGAGACGAAATCAGCCGCCACCAGCCGCCACTGGCTAAAGCCGTGCAGAAGGTCCATTCCCTGATGATGTCGGGCGCCGCCCCCCAGCAGATTGAAGCGGCCTACAAGAAAGTTCCGTCGGTATCGATCGACAACGGCGTGATGGAGCTGTCGGCGCATGCGGCCATGATTCCGGTGGGGTTCGGCTGGTCGGATGTGGGCAATTGGAGCAGCCTTGAAGAGGTCGCGCCGCGCGACAAGGCCGGCAATGTGGTCAGCGGTCGAGTCATCGATTTGGACAGCACCAATTCCGTCCTCTATGCCGATCGCCGGGTTGTCGCCACCATCGGCCTCACGGATATGGTTGTGGTCGATACGCCGGATGCCACGTTGATCTGCCCGAAGTCCCGCTCGCAAGACGTGAAGCAGATGGTGGAAATTCTCAAGCAGCAGGGAGCGCCGGAACATCTGGAACACCTAACGGTGTTCCGCCCCTGGGGGTCCTATACCGTGTTGGAGGAAGGGCCGGGATACAAAGTGAAGCGTGTGACGGTGAACCCGGGGGGACGGTTGTCATTACAGCTCCACCATAAGCGTAGCGAACACTGGGTGGTGATCACGGGAACTGCCCGGGTGACCCGCGGCGACGAGGTCCTGGATCTGCAGGTGGGGCAGAGCACGGCGATTCCTGTGGAAACGGCCCATCGTCTCGAAAATCTTGGCGCGGAAGTCCTCCATATCATCGAAGTACAGAATGGGCCCTATCTCGGAGAAGATGACATTGTGCGGTTCCAAGACGATTACGGGCGGCTCGGCCGGGCACGTTAG
- a CDS encoding glycosyltransferase: MQSGSLRVAIVHDWLTGMRGGERCLEAFCELFPNADLYTLLHIKGTVSPTIERRHIRTSCIQSLPFADRFYRYYLPLFPAAIERFRLPAYDLVLSSSHCVAKGIRPPAGAKHLCYIHAPMRYVWDQFENYAGSGRSGVLARLGMTLFRERLQAWDVTSAARVDQFVANSHNIARKVERYYHRPAAVLHPPVDWQTFQASEQSEDFYFMVTAFAPYKRVDLAIQACNVMKRRLKIIGKGQEEARLRKLAGPTVEFLGWQPDSVVRDHYARCRALLFPGEEDFGIVPLEAMACGKPVVAFGRGGALETVVPLQGAGSVAVAGPSGTGVFFFTQSVEALVEAMETCERRRAEFDPQAIRAHVAAFDRRIFKERMNAFAMEALTGTAS; this comes from the coding sequence ATGCAATCAGGTAGTCTGCGAGTTGCCATCGTTCATGACTGGTTGACCGGCATGCGAGGGGGAGAGCGTTGTCTCGAGGCCTTTTGTGAATTGTTTCCGAATGCTGACCTGTACACCCTGCTCCACATCAAAGGCACGGTCTCTCCGACGATTGAACGCCGCCATATCCGGACGAGTTGTATTCAGTCTCTTCCCTTTGCTGATCGGTTCTATCGTTATTACCTGCCGCTGTTTCCTGCGGCGATCGAGCGATTTCGTCTGCCGGCCTACGACCTGGTCTTAAGCTCGAGCCATTGCGTCGCCAAGGGCATTCGTCCACCGGCAGGCGCAAAACACCTCTGCTACATCCATGCGCCGATGCGGTATGTGTGGGATCAGTTCGAAAACTACGCCGGCAGCGGAAGGTCGGGAGTTCTGGCGAGACTGGGCATGACGCTGTTCAGGGAGCGTTTACAGGCGTGGGACGTGACCTCCGCCGCGCGAGTGGATCAATTCGTCGCGAATTCGCACAACATCGCCCGGAAGGTGGAGAGGTATTACCACCGGCCGGCGGCAGTGCTGCATCCGCCGGTCGATTGGCAGACCTTTCAAGCCTCGGAGCAATCAGAGGACTTTTATTTCATGGTCACGGCCTTTGCCCCGTATAAGCGGGTTGATCTGGCCATTCAGGCATGTAATGTTATGAAACGGCGACTAAAGATCATCGGCAAGGGGCAGGAAGAGGCACGGTTGCGCAAGCTTGCCGGACCGACGGTGGAGTTTCTCGGCTGGCAACCGGACAGCGTCGTACGGGATCATTATGCACGCTGTCGCGCACTGCTCTTTCCCGGGGAGGAGGATTTTGGTATCGTCCCGCTGGAAGCAATGGCCTGCGGTAAGCCCGTGGTGGCTTTTGGGCGTGGGGGCGCGCTGGAGACCGTGGTGCCGTTGCAGGGGGCCGGTTCTGTGGCCGTCGCGGGACCGTCCGGCACAGGAGTGTTTTTCTTCACGCAATCGGTCGAGGCTCTCGTCGAGGCCATGGAGACGTGCGAGCGTCGCCGGGCGGAATTTGACCCGCAGGCCATTCGTGCCCACGTGGCCGCATTCGACCGCCGGATCTTCAAGGAGCGTATGAACGCCTTCGCCATGGAGGCGTTGACGGGGACGGCTTCATAG
- a CDS encoding HAD hydrolase family protein, whose protein sequence is MRLFATDVDGVLTDAGMYYSESGDEWKKFNTRDGMGIKLLQKAGIVTAIITQESTKIVMRRAQKLTIPEVHQGAYDKLAVLKDLIARHGLTMKQVAYIGDDVNDLQALGAVGFSASPADGMPPVLKVVRYVCKKNGGEGAVRELADLILAAQQPR, encoded by the coding sequence ATTCGTTTATTCGCCACGGATGTCGATGGCGTGCTGACGGACGCCGGCATGTACTATTCCGAATCCGGAGACGAATGGAAAAAGTTCAATACGCGTGACGGGATGGGGATCAAGCTGTTGCAAAAGGCGGGAATCGTGACGGCGATCATCACCCAGGAATCGACGAAAATCGTCATGCGTAGGGCGCAGAAACTCACAATCCCCGAGGTCCACCAAGGGGCCTATGATAAGCTCGCAGTGTTGAAAGATCTGATCGCGCGGCATGGCCTCACAATGAAGCAAGTGGCCTACATCGGTGATGATGTGAATGACCTCCAGGCGTTGGGCGCGGTCGGATTCTCTGCGTCTCCGGCCGATGGCATGCCTCCCGTGTTGAAGGTCGTACGGTATGTGTGCAAGAAAAACGGCGGGGAGGGCGCCGTGAGGGAATTGGCGGATCTCATCCTGGCAGCGCAACAACCCCGGTGA